The following is a genomic window from Syntrophobacterales bacterium.
CCAGAAGAGGACGAGCAAGCCGAGGCCGGCGATCAGCCCTCCCCTGGTGTTTTCGAGCAGGGAATCAGAAAACTGAACGATTTTGTTGAAAACCTCCTCATGGCCGGCCAGTTTGTCCCGCAATTGGGTCTCGAGGATTTTTGCGAACCCGAAACCCTTGGCAATGCCGAAAGCCATTGCCGCGACAGGGATGATCGAGATCAGCGAATAGAAGGTGAGGGCCGCGGCGCGGAGCTGACACTTGTTTTCGTCGAAGCCGCGAAGCGACAGGATCAGCACCCGCAGGAGGTTGATCAAAAATGATTTTCCCGGCGACAGTTCTGTAAGCCGGATTTGCCAGATATCCTTCTGGGCAAAACCTATGGCCCTGGAAAAGAGTTTTCTGATTCTGTCGATGGCGACCTCCTTCCTTGGGGATGTGCATTCCTTGTCAATCCATCTTGAAGGTTGATTCCAATTGCATGATGTTCGTGCTCAATGACTGCATCATCGGAGTTATTTCCTGAATCATTCCCACGTTATCCTGGAACAGGGATGATGACTTGTCTATGGAAGAGTGAACGGCTTTGATGGCAGTATGGATTTCCGAAACGGTTTCCTGTATTTTTGAAGTGGCTTCGCTTGTGTTCTGCGCCAGTCTGCCCATCTCGTCCACAACGACGGCGAAGGCCCTGCCGTATTCGCCGGCCCGCGCCGCCTCTGTCGATCCGTTAATGCTGAGAATCTGGGTCTGCTGAGCAATATCCTGAACGGTGGCGACAATCTGTCCGGTGGCGTTTGCCTTTTCTGTTGCCCGTTTGGAGGCCATTGTCATTTCGAGGCCCATTATCCGGAACTTTTCGCTGATATCTTTGATCCTTCCATCAAGTTTCTTGATATTGTTGAAAACATTTTCGGATGTTTCCCGGAGTATTTCCTGCTGGTTTACCTCGCGGATCCACGAGGCAAGGGCGACCGCGGCGATTTTGGCAAGCGGCTTGGTTATTTCCAGCGCTCCGGCGATGCCGATTGTTCCTACCCGGTTTCCCTCAATTATGATCGGGCAGTTGTATCCTTCCCGGAGGAGTCTGTTATTTGCCGCTTCCGCGGATGTTACGGCATATTCCGCCACCTCGCCGTTGAGTATTTTGAGAGCTCCGTTATGAATGCTCCCTATTCTTTTGGTGTCATGGGCTTTTGTTATAATTCCCTTTTCGTTGCAGACAATGGCGGGAAGCCCTGTTTCATCGTAAATGTAACGGACGAACTTCTCCACTGTCTGCCAGGATCTGCCTGAAAGCTTCATGAAAACTATCCCTCCCCTGTAAGATTAAGAATAATATTTCCGTTCATTATAAATCAGTGTTGTCTGGTTAAAGAATTCCCTTTTTGCCCTCACCCCAGCCCTCTCCCGGGGGGAGAGTGAGAATTTCTATCCTCTATCGAGGCGATCATCTTTGATAGTCTTATTAAGCGCAAGCAGGCGAAAGCCGGGCTGCCTTCAGTGTATGGGCGGCTACGGCTGCGACGATCTGCGGCCACGCGCCGCCGTGGGGCAGATCATGCCCCATGCCCTCGATCAGCAGCAATTCTGCGCCGGGTATGCAGGCGGCAGTTTCCTTCCCCCCCTCCACAGGCGCCAGCGGATCGGCTGTGCCGTGAATGACGAGTGTGGGAGCTTTCAGGGAAGAGAGTGCGGAAGTTCTGTTGTCTTGAGTCAGGATGGCAAGGAGCTGACGGGCGATTCCCGCGGTGTAGAAGGAGCGGTCGTAACTTGCGGCCAGCATGCGGCGTGTCCATTTCTCATCAACCGGGAAAGCGGGGCCGGCAATCATTTTAAAAAAACCCAGCATATATTCGATGTTTGCCTCACGTTCGGTGGGCGGAGGGGTCAGCAGCGTCCCCAGTATTTCCGGCTTCGGTTGGGGAAGCCTGGGATTGCCGGTGTGGGAATAAATGGAGATCAAACTTAGAACCATGGATGGGTGGCGAAGCGCCAGCGTCTGAGCGATCATGCCTCCCATGGACATGCCGCAGATGTGGGCGGCCGGGATTCCCAAAGCCTTTATCAGGCCAGCCGCGTCATCGGCCATGTCCCCTATGGAGTAGGGCGCGACGCTTTTGTCGCCGCTTATGACTTTTTCTAAGGAGTCCCTGAAATTGGGCTCGCCCGCCTGGTCGAGCTTGCTGGAAAGGCCGGTATCGCGGTTATCGTAACGGATTACGTAATGACCGCAGGCGGCAAGCTCCCGGCAGAGGGTTTCATCCCATTGGAGCAGTTGTCCGCCCAAACCGATGATCAGCAGCAGCGGTCTGTCGGAAGGATTTCCGAATGTTTCATACTCTATTTCGATACCATTGGCGGCGGTTCTTGGCATTGCAGTGCCTTTCTGATTCTTATGCGACACTAACGAGACTTTGAATTTCTCGCGAAACTCAACAAATCGTCATGCCGTCGAAAAACGGAATCCAGTATTTTAGTTTATCTTCTGGATTAGGAACATTAAGCGTCGCTTTCCTGGTCAAGCCCGGAATGAAAAAAAGATTGATTTTCAAATCATGTCTCGCTAACAGCGGCTGGACATCCTCGCAATAACGCCTAATCGTTGTCGTTGCCGCGCTGAAATTTTGTCAATTAATCATTTTCAGGCAATGGAGGCAGC
Proteins encoded in this region:
- a CDS encoding YihY/virulence factor BrkB family protein; the encoded protein is MDRIRKLFSRAIGFAQKDIWQIRLTELSPGKSFLINLLRVLILSLRGFDENKCQLRAAALTFYSLISIIPVAAMAFGIAKGFGFAKILETQLRDKLAGHEEVFNKIVQFSDSLLENTRGGLIAGLGLLVLFWAVIKVLGQIEEAFNDIWGIKEKRSLGRKLGDYLSIMLICPVLIILASSVTVFVTTQVTLILEKIAILGVFSPLIFLLLELLPFLLLSG
- a CDS encoding alpha/beta fold hydrolase, yielding MPRTAANGIEIEYETFGNPSDRPLLLIIGLGGQLLQWDETLCRELAACGHYVIRYDNRDTGLSSKLDQAGEPNFRDSLEKVISGDKSVAPYSIGDMADDAAGLIKALGIPAAHICGMSMGGMIAQTLALRHPSMVLSLISIYSHTGNPRLPQPKPEILGTLLTPPPTEREANIEYMLGFFKMIAGPAFPVDEKWTRRMLAASYDRSFYTAGIARQLLAILTQDNRTSALSSLKAPTLVIHGTADPLAPVEGGKETAACIPGAELLLIEGMGHDLPHGGAWPQIVAAVAAHTLKAARLSPACA